TAGGCAGAAGCTTCTGTAGAAGATTCAGGAAGCTGTATAATGGGTTTAGGTTGCATGAACTTCTCACAAGCACAACCTAAGATAGTTTGCCTGCTCATATAAATTACTCAAAAGGCAGCTCTGGGTCTGGCCCAcgtatgtgtgtcttttatcaaGTTCCTCAGGGCACTGCTCAGGTTCTGCCTCTGCTGGAGAGTGACACCTGCTGCTGTGGGCAGATGACTTTCTCAAGCTAATGCAATTTTCAGTTTTAAGGAGAACCTCCCTTCTCTCCAATTGACGAGCAATGCATCTGGTTTCTCTTGAGATCTTTGAGGAAGTCCTGAGGCTGCTCTGGCTTCAGTTTTATGAATAAAGGTGCCATGTTTCAGTGCCTTTGCAGTGCATTATCTTCTCATGCTGTTTTGAAATAAATCCTAAGACCTGGCATGGCGTTGACATTGCTCTTCATGTGTTTGCATTCCTTACTTCAGGCGAGAGCGAGGGGGTGCCTTTGAAGAGAAGACGTGTATCCTTTGGTGGTCATCTAAAACCTGAATTATTTGATGAAAACTTGCCTCCGAATACACCACTCAAAAAAGGAGAAACACCAGCCAAGAGGAAGTCTCTTGGCTCTCACAGTCCAGCTGTCCTGAAGAAAATCATCAAGGTTAGTTAGGCAATCAGTGTTGTGTTTGTACCTCATATTTCACAGATGGTCCACTCCATCCAAAACCGAACAGAGACAAAGGGCAACTGAGATCTTATTTCTTTACCACTTGTCTCATGCCCAGTAACAAACACATGGGGCTATCAGGTAGTTCTGGGCACTTTGCCTTTGAAGAAGACCCTGACACACTACAGGGCCATATGACCCTAGGACACACTGGGATCATTTAAAAGAATCTAAAGACAGCAGCATATGTGATCACAAGGATTGCtttggattttttggggggggggggcagtacaAGGGCATTGAGGTTGTGGGAAGGAAAGTCTTTGGTAAAACATCTCTCTTCTGCACATGCAGTCCTTAGGCCTTTAGCTCTCTGTCACCATTCTGTTGCTTTTCCTTGCTGTGGCTGCATAGCTCAGTTTCCTAAAAGGGCCCTGGATAGCTTTATTCTTTTAGTAGccaaaagacatggaaggacacctAATACCTTTCTACCTTGTCTCACCTCCTAGAAGTAAGTAGCCCTCTCCAGGCTCACCCCAGGGCTGGTGTTGGCTGAGCTGAAATTGGAATGCCTTCTTTCACTGAGTAGTGTTCCTGTGGAAATAGACTCCACTGGTGCATATGTCCCCTTCCTTTGCTTAAATGAATAGGGCAACTGATCCCTTGAAAGATAGAGCCACGGGTGCTTCAGGTAAAAGCTACATGGTTTGTTGTAAAGGTTTTTAATAGATGTTACAGAGATGTTAGCCTCCTTGGTCAGGTTTTTCATAAATGACTCTGCCTTCTCAGGAAAAGCCTCAGTCTCCAGGGAAACAAGAGTCTCCTGGAGAAACTCCACCGAGGACAAATGATCAAAGACGCAGATCAGGCAGGACTTCACTTGCTTCCAGTGGAAACAAATTCTTATGTGAGACAGACATTCCCAAGAAAGCAGGCAGGAAGAGTGGCAGCCTGCCCCCGAAGAGAGCATCCATCAGCCGGAGTCAGCATGGCATTCTACAGATGATTTGTTCCAAAAGGAGGAGTGGTGCTTCTGAAGCCAACCTGATTGGTCAGTGCTGTATTGGGCAGAAAGAGTTCAAACTCATCTTTCTTATGCTGGGTTTTGAAAGTTCACCatcttttccttttgacagtTGCAAAATCATGGGCAGACGTTGTAAAACTTGGCGTGAAACAAACACAAATGAAAGTTGTGAAACAAGTCCCTCAAAAGCAGGCGAGCAAAAGACAAAGAAGACCCAGTACTCCAAAGGTATAGGGCTTCAGCCACACACTGCTCTTATTTTCAGTTGTCTAAGGCATGGATTGTTCATGCTGTGATATGTTGTCTGTCTTACTTTTGTCTGCAGAAACCCACAAGCAGCCTTCACAATCAATTTAGTACAGGCCATGCAAACTCGCCCTGTACCATTGTAGTAGGGAGAGCACAGATTGAAAAAGTAAGCGTGCCTGCCCGACCCTACAAAATGCTGAACAACTTGATGCTAAACCGAAAAGTAGACTTCAGTGAAGATCTGTCAGGTAAATGTAGTCACATTTACTAGAAGGCCTGTAGTCACAGCCTTCTTGATATTACTGTTTCTGACTTCCTTAATGCTTGTTACCTTCATCCCACGGTACCTTTCGGAGCTGGGAGCCCAGTAGTAGTGAGTGACTACAGATTAACCCATCACGCCAGCTTTCTGCTGTCAAAGATAAAGATAATATTCAAAGATAAAGTTGGTTGGGAGTGAAGGACAGGTCTCAGTCAATTTGGGGGAATCTGTGTCCTACAGGAAGCTGGGATGGAAATCTCAAGGGCATATCCTCTGGTGAGCAGTGTGTATGTACAGAAAATGGAAAGGAGTGTTGTGGTGTGAGGATGATTGGGTGTTACTATCTTTTCCAAGGAGAAGAATGACACATAAGCTTTTCAGAAAGCTTAATCATCCATATGGGGTTATGTCACTGCTGCCTTTTTGATGTTAAAGTGAGTAAGCAGGGCTGATACTTAGATtaaagtgtgtgtgcacatgtgtgtccttGAGAGGACTGAAAATGGTCAGTGTTCTGTCAGTATTCTAAACTGTAGaaacatattatttttacttagGATTTAGATCTGAGAAACCTGGGACTTCTTGAGGGCATAACAAGGCTTCTGGGTCATAGATTCCCAGATATCAGTACTCTGAAGAGAGGTACCAATGTCTAAATTTTGTCCCTTTGCTGGGCCTTATTTTTGGGAACCGGTTTAGAAAACTACAGAGGTCAACTaaatcactgtatttcctttccCGTAGGAGAGGATTAGAGAAATTGGCTATATGagttgttggtttttttattttattttaactttttatgagCATATTAACAAAAATCAGCATTTTAATGAGATGATGCATGCCTGGAATCTGAAAACTTCTTTTTTGTCATCTATATTGTCTTGTGTGAGGAATGAGATAATGTAAACCATGTTTCCAATGTTTTCCTTTGTCAGGACTAACTGAAATGTTCAAGACTCCAGtgaaggagaagcagcagcagatgaGTGACAAGAGCTCCGTTCTTTCCAATTCAGagaatttgtctgaaaaacagtTGCAAGTAACTAATTCAGGAGACACGCCCCTGACCACCACCTCAGAGATTTTGGGTTAGTTTATTGTCTTTTCCACTGTTAAACTTTGGAATGGAGACTTGAAGATTGCCTTTTCTTTATAGACAATACTAGGTTCCTTCTCTTCAATAGCTTTTCCTGGTGAAATGCCATTTTCactttctctgttctgttttcaAGCAGTCTTTGCAATTTTTCTAAACATTAATCATTGACCTAGCTTGGTAGAAAGTATTTGCTCAGCTAATAAGACTAAATGATATCTATATGCTTCTAGCTTCTTTGTTATAAGAGGATTGAGGCACAAATAGCACACTTGTAATGCCATATTTATATatagattatacaaaataaaaattattgcaAGGATAGAGATGTAACTCGATTGGTAGTGTGCTTGCCTGGCAGTCAGGAACTCTGGGTTAAATCTAAAGCATTGCAAAAACTTTGTGTGGTGGTatatggctttaatcccagaacgCGGGAGGcggaggtaggaggatcacagTTGCATACATAGAAATTTGATTTGGACCTTAAACATGCACAATAGAATTTATTACTTCATTAGTGAATCAAGATAATAAATGTTTCAACTTTTTCCGGAACAAAGATTGCCTGTATTTAGGTCTATGTCACATGTCTTGACAGGCTTTAGAAGACCCTTCTTAAGGATGTTTCACAATGGCTCTTCTCTGTTACCAAATAACATTTAATAGATCATAAATAAGACAAAGTTGACATCATCTAGTAACTACTTGGTAGAAAAGAAGCTAAGTTATTGAATCTTATATACTTACTAAAGATAAAATACTAAGCTGGTAGTAGGTGGTGAAAATGGTACattttttaagtatatatttttgtttcttataggAGAGAAAGTGTTCTCCAGTACTCAGAATGCAGCAAAGCAGCAATCTGATAGATACTCTGCAAGTCCTTCCTTAAGACGGAGAAGCATCAGACATGAAAACACAGTGCAAACTCCTAACATTACTCACCTTGAGAAAAAGACTCCAGTCTCTAAGACAGAGCCTCTGAAGACTGCATCTAGGAAATCTAGAGAGCTCATACATACCCTTGTAGAAAGTGTGAATGAAAAAACAGAAGCAGCCCTTGCTGAGAGCATCACAGGAAGACATTTAAAGAAGACATTTCGAGGACAAGAAGTGGATCAACAGGCGCAGGACAGTGAAAACTCTTCACAAAGATGCAAGGAAAATGGTGAATTAAGTGAAGGTACAGAAAAAACATCAGCTAGAAGATCAAGTGCCAGAAAGCAGAAGTCAAGAAAAGATTTAACAGGAAGTCAGATGGTCACCCAAACAGCAGACTGTGCTGAGGAACTACTTAGTCAAGAACAAGGAACCATACAAAACCTGGAAGAATCCATGCACATGCAAAATACATCAGCAAGTGATGATCAAGGAATTACAAAACAGAAAGTGGACACAGTGGTATATGCAACCAAAGAGACGCGCTGGCCAAAGACCCCTAGCAAAATGACACAACCTCTAGAAGGCCCAGCTTGTTTAAAGGAACACTTTGGAACACCAAACCACAAAGATGAACCCATAGGTGATGATAAAATTGAAGTCCCTTATAAATCCCCACAACCTATAGCAGAGAACATCAAGTCAAGTACAAAGCTACGGACCAGCACATCTGGGAAAAAAGTAGACATGAAGGAAGGACTCTCTGCCCTAACAAAGCTTATACATATGTCAGAGGAAACCAGGCATACTGCCAGAGTAGAATGTGAGCATGGGGATATCAAAGCTTTGAAAAAATCTGAAAGAGAAATGCTGGCCCCAACAGTAACTAGAAGCAAGAGGCCTTTAGCAAAAGCTAAGGAAAAGACTCAGCCTCTGGAAGACCTGACTGGTTTCCGGGAACTCTTTCTATCACCAGTACCTGGTGACAAAATCACAAAAATGTCCAGCAAATCTCCATATACCAAACCAGTCAGAACCCCAGCAAGCACAAAGAGACTGTCCAAGACAGCTCTCAGGGAGGTGGATGTGAGAGAAGAGCCTTCAACACTTGGGAAAAGAACAAAGTCACCAGGCAGAGCTGCAAGCACAGCAGAGCCAGTGCAGGAAGAAAATGACACCACAGCCTTCATGGAAACTCCAAAGCAGAAACTGGATTTCACAGCAAATTCAACAGGACATAAGAGAAGGTCACGGACAGCTAAGATCAGAGCTCAGGCCATAGAAGACCTTGATGGCCTCCAAGAACTCTTCAAAACACCAGCTGGTGCCAGTGACCCTGTGACTGTTGAGGAAAGTGCAACGATATCTTTGGAATCTTCACAAGCAGAACCAGTCAGAACCCCGGCAAGCACAAAGAGACTGTCCAAGGCAGCTCTCAGGGAGGTGGATGTGAGAGAAGAGCCTTCAACACTTGGGAAAAGAACAAAGTCACCAGGCAGAGCTGCAGTCACAGTAGAGCCAGTGCCGGAAGAGCACGACACCACAGCCTTCGTGAAAACTCCAAAGCAGAAACTGGATTTTTCAAGGAATTCAGCAGGGAGTAAGAGAAGGTCATGGACACCTAAGAACAGGACTCAGCCCCTAGAAGACCTGGATGGCTCCCAAGAACTCTTCCAAACACCAGCTGGTGCCAGTGACCCTGTGACTGTTGAGGAAAGTGCAACGATGTCTTTGGAATCTTCACAAGCAGAACCAGTCAGAACCCCGGCAAACACAAAAAGACTGTCCAAGACAGCTCTCAGGGAGGTGGATGTGAGAGAAGAGCCTTCAACACTTGGGAAAAGAACAAAGTCACCAGGCAGAGCTGCAGGCACAGCAGAGCCAGTGCAGGAAGAACATGACACCACAGCCTTCATGGAAACTCCAAAGCAGAAACTGGATTTCACAGCAAATTCAACAGGACATAAGAGAAGGTCACAGGCACCTAAGATCAGAGCTCAGCCCCTAGAAGACCTTGATGGCCTCCAAGAACTCTTCCAAACACCAGCTGGTGCCAGTGACCCTGTGACTGTTGAGGAAAGTGCAACGATATCTTTGGAATCTTCACAAGCAGAACCAGTCAGAACCCCGGCAAACACAAAGAGACTGTCCAAGTCAGCTCTCAGGGAGGTGGATGTGAGAGAAGAGCCTACAACACTTGGGAAAAGAACAAAGTCACCAGGCAGAGCCAGAGACACACCAGCACAAGTTCAGGAAGAAAATGACACCACAGCCTACATGGAAACTCCAAAGCAGAAACTTGAGTTTGCAGGACATTTAACAGGATTTAGGAAACAGTCCAGAACACCTAAAGCAAAGGCCCGATATCTAGAAGACAGCACTGGTTTCCAGGAACTTTCCCAAACACCAGACCATGCCAATGGCCCATTAGCAGTtgacaaatccaaaaaaatgtcttttaattcTCCACAACCAGAAAGTGCCGTAACCCTTAAGAGAATAGAGAGACAATCCAGGGCAAGTATGAGTGAAATGGATGTTAAAGAACTTTTAGAATCAGAGGAATACCTACAATTAGGAGACGGCATAGACACACTTCAATTACCCAATAACAACAAAGTCATTACATCATCTAGGAAACCTGCAAAGCGTAAATTGGAGCCAACAGCTAGTATGCCTGGCAGTAAGAGGATGCGATGTTCCTCAAAGGGTAACACACCATGCTTGGAAGACCTGAGTGACTTCCAACAGCTCTTCCAAACACCAGGCTGTGCTAAGGACTCTTCAACGACTGAAACCTCAATGCTTACTGGATTACCACAATCAGGACCAGTTAGAACCCAAATCAACAGAAAGAGTCTGCCCAAGGTCAGCCTGAGGAAAGTGGATGTGacagaagaactttcagttctccGGAAGCAGTCACTGAGCAGAGCCCCCACAGCAGCAGTGCAGGAGGATAATGGCATCAAAGCTATTATGGAGACTTCAAAGGAAACACTGAAGACTACAGCAGATGTAACCAGACTTACCAGACAGTCAGGAACACCTAAGGAAAAAGTCCAAACTCTGGAAGATCATGGTGGCTTCCAAGAACTCTTCCAAACACCATTATACAGCTCTGATCCATTAGTTGGTAACAAAAGAACAAGAATGTCCTTGAAATCTGTACAACCAGGATTTGTTAAAACCCCACAAACCTCAAAGAGACCAGCTAAGACAAGTGTTGGGAGCATTGCTGTGAGAGAAATGCTCTCTCCAGTGCATATGCCACAGAGGGCTACACGGGAGGTTTTACACATACCCATAGGGCCAGAAGAAGATGACAAAGGAAACAAAGGTGTGAAGGAATCCACACCTCAGACACTGGGCTCATCAAGTCGAATTGTCAGCAAGAAGCAGCGAGGGATACGTGAGGAAAGGTCTCAGTTCTCAGGAGACTTACTTTATCTCCAAGAGCTCTTTCAAACACCAGCCAATGGCAAAGACCCAGTGACTGTTGGGGAAACTACAAAAATAGCTTtgcaatcaacaaaaccaggacatATCGAAACCCCAGCAAGCACAAAGAAACTGTCCAAGCCGAGTCTCACGAAAATGGATGTGAGAGAACTTCCTATACTTGAGAAACAAACACAATCACGAGGCAGAGCCAAATGCACACCAGCACCAATGCAGGAAGATGACACCACTGCTATGGAAACTCCAAAGCAGAAACTGGATTTCACAGCAAGTTCAATGAAACATAAGAGAAGGTCACAGACACCTAAGAATAGGACTCAGCCCCTAGAAGATCTGGATGGCTTCCAAGAACTCTTCCAAACGCCAGCTGGTGCCAGTGGACCTGTGAGTACTGAGGAAAGTGCAACGATATCTTTGGAATCTTCACAAGCAGAACCAGCCAGAACCCCGGCAAACACAAAGAGACTGTCCAAGGCAGCTCTCAAGGAGGTGGATGTGAGAGAAGAGCCTTCAACACTTGGGAAAAGAACAAAGTCACCAGGCAGAGTTGCAGGCACAGCAGAGCCAGTGCAGGAAGAACATGACACCACAGCCTTCATGGAAACTCCAAAGCAGAAACTGGATTTCACAGCAAATTCAACAGGACATAAGAGAAGGTCACGGACAGCTAAGATCAGAGCTCAGCCCCTAGAAGACCTTGATGGCCTCCAAGAACTCTTCCAAACACCAGCTGGTGCCAGTAGACCCGTGACTATTGAAGAAAGTGCAACGATGTCTTTGGAATCTTCACAAGCAGAACCAGTCAGAATCCCGGCAAGCACAAAGAGACTGTCCAAGGCAGCTCTCAGGGAGGTGGATGTGAGAAAAGAGCCTTCAACACCTGGGAAAAGAACAAAGTCACCAGGCAGAGCCACAGGCACAGCAGAGCCAGTGCAGGAAGAACATGACACCACAGCCTTCATGGAAACTCCAAAGCAGAAACTGGATTTTGCAAGGAATTCAGCAAGGAGTAAAAGAAGGTCACGGACACCTAAGAACAGGACTCAGCTCCTAGAAGACCTGGATGGCCTCCAAGAACTCTTCCAAACACCAGCTGGTGCCAGTGACCCTGTGACTGTTGAGGAAAGTGCAACAATGTCTTTGGAATCTTCACAAGCAGAACCAGTCAGAACCCTGGCAAGTACAAAAAGACTGTCCAAGACAGCTCTCAGAGAGGTGGATGTGAGAGAAGAGCCTTCAACACTTGGGAAAAGAACAAACTCACCAGGCAGAGCTGCAGTCACAGCAAAGCCAGTGCAGGAAGAAAATGACACCACAGCTTTCATGGAAACTCCTAAGCAGAAACTGGATTTCACAGCAAATTCAACAGGACATAAGAGAAGGTCACGGACAGCTAAGATCAGAGCTCAGCCCCTAGAAGACCTTGATGGCCTCCAAGAACTCTTCCAAACACCAGCTGGTGCCAGTAGACCCGTGACTATTGAAGAAAGTGCAACGATGTCTTTGGAATCTTCACAAGCAGAACCAGTCAGAACCCCGGCAAGCACAAAGAGACTGTCCAAGGCAGCTCTCAGGGAGGTGGATGTGAGAGAAGAGCCTTCAACACCTGGGAAAAGAACAAAGTCACCAGGCAGAGCCACAGGCACAGCAGAGCCAGTGCAGGAAGAACATGACACCACAGCCTTCATGGAAACTCCAAAGCAGAAACTGGATTTTGCAAGGAATTCAGCAAGGAGTAAAAGAAGGTCACGGACACCTAAGAACAGGACTCTGCTCCTAGAAGACCTGGATGGCCTCCAAGAACTCTTCCAAACACCAGCTGGTGCCAGTGACCCTGTGACGGTTGAGGAAAGTGCAACGATATCTTTGGAATCTTCACAAACAGAACCAGTCAGAACCCTGGCAAGCACAAAAAGACTGTCCAAGACAGCTCTCAGAGAGGTAGATGTGAGAGAAGAGCCTTCAACACTTGGGAAAAGAACAAAGTCACCAGGCAGAGCCACAGGCACAGCAAAGCCAGTGCAGGAAGAAAATGACACCACAGCTTTCATGGAAACTCCTAAGCAGAAACTGGATTTCACAGCAAATTCAATAGGACATAAGAGGAGAAGGTCACGGACAGCTAAGATCAGAGCTCAGCCCCTAGAAAACCTGGATGGCTTCCAAGAACTCTTCCAAACACCAGCTGGTGCCAGTGACCCTGTGACTGTTGAGGAAAGTGCAACGATGTCTTTGGAATCTTCACAAGCAGAACCAGTCAGAACCCCGGCAAGCACAAAGAGACTGTCCAAGGCACCTCTCAGAGAGGTGGATGTGAGAGAAGAGCCTTCAACACCTGGGAAAAGAACAAAGTCACCAGGCAAAGCTGCAGGCACAGCAGAGCCAGTGCAGGAAGAACATGACACCATAGCCTTCATGGAAACTCCAAAGCAGAAACTGGATTTTGCAAGGATTTCAGCAAGGAGTAAAAGAAGGTCACGGACACCTAAGAACAGGACTCAGCCCCTAGAAGACCTGGATGGCCTCCAAGAACTCTTCCAAACACCAGCTGGTGCCAGTGACCCTGTGACGGTTGAGCAAAGTGCAACGATGTCTTTGGAATCTTCACAAGCAGAACCAGTCAGAACCCTGGCAAGCACAAAAAGACTATCCAAGACAGCTCTCAGGGAGGTAGATATGAGAGGAACACACTCTCCACTGAGTAAGCCAAGGTGTGCATCACAGAAAGTCACACCCACACTGCCAGCCGATCATGGCAGAGAGACCAAAAATGTGAAGGTATTTTTAGCTCAGACGTTGGACTCAGCAGTACATGTTACTCGTGGCAAGAGGCAGCAAGGGTCGTATAAGAAAAGGTCCCAGTCTCCAGAAAGCCTATTTGGTCTTCAGGAACTCCTCCAAACATCAGGCCATTACAAGGATTCAGTGACACTGAACAATCCTGCAAAACTGCCCGGCAGAGCTCCATCACCAGAGCCAATAGACATTTCAGTAACCTCACAGAGACAGCTCAGAAGTGGTTTGAGGAAAGTTCATGTAAAAAATGAACTTTCAGGAGGCATAATGCATCCACAAATGTCAGGGGAAATTGTGGACTTATCTAGAGAACCAGAAGGTGAAGACAAAGTCATTAAAACAAGGAAGCAGTCTGTAAAgcgaaaattggacatagcagtCAATATGCCTGGCAGTAAGCGGCAAAGAATTACAAGAGCAGAAAAGACCCTGGAGGATCTGCCTGGCTCCCAAGAGGTCTACCAAGCTCCAAGCTTGGTAATGGACTCAGTTATTGTTGACAAAACCACAGAGATGCTCAGCAAATCTCCAGAGCCTGTGGATACAACCTCAGAGACACAGCCAAGAAGCAGACTCAGGAGACTGGGTGTGACTGAAGAGCCCATACCACAAAGTAAGACAACAAGAGTGTTACGGCAAAccagaaaaacacacaaagaaccTGTGGGTGAGAGTAAAAATATCAAAGAGTTTAAGGAATCTTTAGCACAGAAACAAACCCCAGCCATAAGTTTAACTGTCAGGAGGAACCAACCAAGGACAGGTAAGAAGACCCAATCCTTGAGAGAACTGACCAGTTTCCAAGAGGAAACTGCCACAAGAATGTCTTCCAAATCTCCACCACCAGAAGAGAAGCAACCCTTATCAGGCTTAAATAGGCAGCTCAGACTACAAGTAGTCAAAGTGGGCGTAAAAGAAGAGCCCATAGCACAGAGAAAGCAACCCTCCAGGGAAACCAGGAACACACTCACAGAGCCTGTGGGTGATAGTATAAATGTTGAAGAGCTTAAAAAGCCTACAAAGCAGAAAATTGACCCAGTAGCAAGTGTACCTGTCAGCAAGAGGCCACGGAGGGTACCCAAGGAGGAGGCACAGACCCTAGAATTGGCTGGTCTGAAAGGACTAATCCAAACCCTAGACCACACTGAAGAATCAGCAAATGATAAAGGGCCAACACAGATGGCCTGTAATTCTCTACAACCAGAGCAAGTTGACAGCCTCCAAACCTCACCAAGACGGCCCAGGACAAGACATAGGAAAGTAGAGGCAGATGAAAAGCCTTCAGCAGTAATTAAGACAGTGCCAACATCAAGGCAAACTATGCGATCCCATAAGGTCCCTGAAATTGATGACAGTGGTACTCAAGCTTCAAAGGCCTCCATAAAGCAGACATTAGATGCAGTAGCCAAAGTAACTGGCAGCAGGCGGCAGCTAAGGACACATAAGGATGGGGTTCAACCTCCTGAAGACCTGGGTGACTCCAAAGAAATAACCCAAGTCTCCAATTACTCTGAGAAACTAACACATGACACTAGTATCCTTAAGAGCACTCTACAGCAAAAGGCAGACCCAGTAAAACCTCTGAGAACATGCAGAAGAGTACTGAGAGCCTCTAAAGAGGACCCCAAGGAAGTGTTGGTGGATACCAGAGATGCTGCAGCATTACAAAGCAAAAGCAACCCTTTCCTGTCCCCCAAGAGGGAGTCTGCAAGAGATGGAAGCATTTTGAGAACCAGGGCTTTGCGCTCTGTAGCACCAAAGCAGGAAGCAACAGATGAGAAGCCTGTACCCAAGAAACAAAGGGCTGCTTCCAGCAAGAGGCATGTATCACCTGAGCCTGCGAAGACGAAACACATGAAATTTGTGTCAAACAAACTTGAATCTGTCGAAGAGCAGGTTAGCACCAttatgaaaacagaagaaatgggaGCCAAAAGAGAAAACCCTGTCACTCCAGAGCAGGTGATGCA
This portion of the Apodemus sylvaticus chromosome 1, mApoSyl1.1, whole genome shotgun sequence genome encodes:
- the Mki67 gene encoding proliferation marker protein Ki-67 isoform X2; amino-acid sequence: MASSARLVTIKRSGDDGAHFPLSLNSCLFGRSIECDIRIQLPVVSKKHCKIEVKEQEAILYNFSSTNPTQVNGAVIDEPVQLRHGDIITIIDRSFRYESGCHENGSRSTEVPRKSLGKEPARRASRNSFCADPGESEGVPLKRRRVSFGGHLKPELFDENLPPNTPLKKGETPAKRKSLGSHSPAVLKKIIKEKPQSPGKQESPGETPPRTNDQRRRSGRTSLASSGNKFLCETDIPKKAGRKSGSLPPKRASISRSQHGILQMICSKRRSGASEANLIVAKSWADVVKLGVKQTQMKVVKQVPQKQASKRQRRPSTPKKPTSSLHNQFSTGHANSPCTIVVGRAQIEKVSVPARPYKMLNNLMLNRKVDFSEDLSGLTEMFKTPVKEKQQQMSDKSSVLSNSENLSEKQLQVTNSGDTPLTTTSEILGEKVFSSTQNAAKQQSDRYSASPSLRRRSIRHENTVQTPNITHLEKKTPVSKTEPLKTASRKSRELIHTLVESVNEKTEAALAESITGRHLKKTFRGQEVDQQAQDSENSSQRCKENGELSEGTEKTSARRSSARKQKSRKDLTGSQMVTQTADCAEELLSQEQGTIQNLEESMHMQNTSASDDQGITKQKVDTVVYATKETRWPKTPSKMTQPLEGPACLKEHFGTPNHKDEPIGDDKIEVPYKSPQPIAENIKSSTKLRTSTSGKKVDMKEGLSALTKLIHMSEETRHTARVECEHGDIKALKKSEREMLAPTVTRSKRPLAKAKEKTQPLEDLTGFRELFLSPVPGDKITKMSSKSPYTKPVRTPASTKRLSKTALREVDVREEPSTLGKRTKSPGRAASTAEPVQEENDTTAFMETPKQKLDFTANSTGHKRRSRTAKIRAQAIEDLDGLQELFKTPAGASDPVTVEESATISLESSQAEPVRTPASTKRLSKAALREVDVREEPSTLGKRTKSPGRAAVTVEPVPEEHDTTAFVKTPKQKLDFSRNSAGSKRRSWTPKNRTQPLEDLDGSQELFQTPAGASDPVTVEESATMSLESSQAEPVRTPANTKRLSKTALREVDVREEPSTLGKRTKSPGRAAGTAEPVQEEHDTTAFMETPKQKLDFTANSTGHKRRSQAPKIRAQPLEDLDGLQELFQTPAGASDPVTVEESATISLESSQAEPVRTPANTKRLSKSALREVDVREEPTTLGKRTKSPGRARDTPAQVQEENDTTAYMETPKQKLEFAGHLTGFRKQSRTPKAKARYLEDSTGFQELSQTPDHANGPLAVDKSKKMSFNSPQPESAVTLKRIERQSRASMSEMDVKELLESEEYLQLGDGIDTLQLPNNNKVITSSRKPAKRKLEPTASMPGSKRMRCSSKGNTPCLEDLSDFQQLFQTPGCAKDSSTTETSMLTGLPQSGPVRTQINRKSLPKVSLRKVDVTEELSVLRKQSLSRAPTAAVQEDNGIKAIMETSKETLKTTADVTRLTRQSGTPKEKVQTLEDHGGFQELFQTPLYSSDPLVGNKRTRMSLKSVQPGFVKTPQTSKRPAKTSVGSIAVREMLSPVHMPQRATREVLHIPIGPEEDDKGNKGVKESTPQTLGSSSRIVSKKQRGIREERSQFSGDLLYLQELFQTPANGKDPVTVGETTKIALQSTKPGHIETPASTKKLSKPSLTKMDVRELPILEKQTQSRGRAKCTPAPMQEDDTTAMETPKQKLDFTASSMKHKRRSQTPKNRTQPLEDLDGFQELFQTPAGASGPVSTEESATISLESSQAEPARTPANTKRLSKAALKEVDVREEPSTLGKRTKSPGRVAGTAEPVQEEHDTTAFMETPKQKLDFTANSTGHKRRSRTAKIRAQPLEDLDGLQELFQTPAGASRPVTIEESATMSLESSQAEPVRIPASTKRLSKAALREVDVRKEPSTPGKRTKSPGRATGTAEPVQEEHDTTAFMETPKQKLDFARNSARSKRRSRTPKNRTQLLEDLDGLQELFQTPAGASDPVTVEESATMSLESSQAEPVRTLASTKRLSKTALREVDVREEPSTLGKRTNSPGRAAVTAKPVQEENDTTAFMETPKQKLDFTANSTGHKRRSRTAKIRAQPLEDLDGLQELFQTPAGASRPVTIEESATMSLESSQAEPVRTPASTKRLSKAALREVDVREEPSTPGKRTKSPGRATGTAEPVQEEHDTTAFMETPKQKLDFARNSARSKRRSRTPKNRTLLLEDLDGLQELFQTPAGASDPVTVEESATISLESSQTEPVRTLASTKRLSKTALREVDVREEPSTLGKRTKSPGRATGTAKPVQEENDTTAFMETPKQKLDFTANSIGHKRRRSRTAKIRAQPLENLDGFQELFQTPAGASDPVTVEESATMSLESSQAEPVRTPASTKRLSKAPLREVDVREEPSTPGKRTKSPGKAAGTAEPVQEEHDTIAFMETPKQKLDFARISARSKRRSRTPKNRTQPLEDLDGLQELFQTPAGASDPVTVEQSATMSLESSQAEPVRTLASTKRLSKTALREVDMRGTHSPLSKPRCASQKVTPTLPADHGRETKNVKVFLAQTLDSAVHVTRGKRQQGSYKKRSQSPESLFGLQELLQTSGHYKDSVTLNNPAKLPGRAPSPEPIDISVTSQRQLRSGLRKVHVKNELSGGIMHPQMSGEIVDLSREPEGEDKVIKTRKQSVKRKLDIAVNMPGSKRQRITRAEKTLEDLPGSQEVYQAPSLVMDSVIVDKTTEMLSKSPEPVDTTSETQPRSRLRRLGVTEEPIPQSKTTRVLRQTRKTHKEPVGESKNIKEFKESLAQKQTPAISLTVRRNQPRTGKKTQSLRELTSFQEETATRMSSKSPPPEEKQPLSGLNRQLRLQVVKVGVKEEPIAQRKQPSRETRNTLTEPVGDSINVEELKKPTKQKIDPVASVPVSKRPRRVPKEEAQTLELAGLKGLIQTLDHTEESANDKGPTQMACNSLQPEQVDSLQTSPRRPRTRHRKVEADEKPSAVIKTVPTSRQTMRSHKVPEIDDSGTQASKASIKQTLDAVAKVTGSRRQLRTHKDGVQPPEDLGDSKEITQVSNYSEKLTHDTSILKSTLQQKADPVKPLRTCRRVLRASKEDPKEVLVDTRDAAALQSKSNPFLSPKRESARDGSILRTRALRSVAPKQEATDEKPVPKKQRAASSKRHVSPEPAKTKHMKFVSNKLESVEEQVSTIMKTEEMGAKRENPVTPEQKTPQSSRYRKKTNEKQPRSKFNASAEKVGIEKNEKTMKTASQETEPQNPNDGAKKSVSQSNVSGKRTCLRSRGQTETPQPREAEEKTSKSGAEILIKTQKEKGVSGDSDVRCLRSKKTKVTLDSEPKPRVTRGAKKDAKTPKKTQILHGVCFPGVHPTSVQEEQASHLDEDIVYTKKLRTRSRQKNETM